The Rhodopseudomonas palustris genome window below encodes:
- a CDS encoding crotonase/enoyl-CoA hydratase family protein, giving the protein MLTGNAQAATLADPSTLVVDTVGPVLTIGLNRPKKRNALNDGLMAALKDCLTDIPDEIRAVVIHGIGDHFSAGLDLSELRERDATEGLVHSQTWHRVFDKIQYCRVPVIAALKGAVIGGGLELACAAHIRVAEASAYYALPEGSRGIFVGGGGSVRLPRLIGVARMADMMLTGRVYSAAEGVMHGFSQYLIDNGAAYDKALELGNRVAQNAPLTNFAVLQALPMIAEANPQTGLLMESLMATVAQSDQEAKTRIRAFLDHKTAKVRPS; this is encoded by the coding sequence GTGCTCACAGGAAACGCTCAGGCCGCGACGCTCGCGGACCCGTCGACGCTTGTCGTCGACACCGTCGGCCCCGTGCTGACGATCGGTCTCAATCGCCCCAAGAAACGCAACGCCCTCAATGACGGGCTGATGGCGGCGCTGAAGGACTGTCTCACCGACATTCCGGATGAGATCCGCGCGGTGGTGATCCACGGCATCGGCGATCACTTCTCGGCCGGCCTCGACCTCTCCGAACTGCGCGAACGCGACGCCACCGAAGGGCTGGTGCATTCCCAGACCTGGCATCGGGTGTTCGACAAGATCCAGTACTGCCGGGTGCCGGTGATTGCGGCGCTGAAGGGCGCTGTGATCGGCGGCGGGCTCGAGCTCGCCTGCGCGGCGCATATCCGCGTCGCCGAGGCGTCCGCCTACTACGCGCTACCCGAGGGCAGCCGCGGCATCTTCGTCGGCGGCGGCGGCTCGGTGCGGTTGCCGCGGTTGATCGGCGTCGCCCGGATGGCCGACATGATGCTGACCGGGCGCGTGTATTCGGCCGCCGAGGGCGTCATGCACGGCTTTTCGCAATATCTGATCGACAATGGGGCGGCCTATGACAAGGCGCTGGAGCTCGGCAATCGCGTCGCGCAGAACGCGCCGCTGACGAATTTTGCGGTGCTGCAGGCGCTGCCGATGATCGCCGAGGCCAATCCGCAGACCGGCCTGTTGATGGAATCGCTGATGGCGACCGTGGCGCAGAGCGACCAGGAAGCCAAAACGCGGATACGCGCTTTCCTCGATCACAAGACAGCCAAGGTTCGGCCGAGCTGA
- a CDS encoding DUF3237 domain-containing protein — translation MTPTLETRYAFTVTARIGEVTSAGEIGSGVRRIIPILGGEVKGEGISGKVLPFGADFQIIRPNELIELEAKYAFETDDGAVVYVENIGIRFGPVELLQKLKRGEPVDPKLIYFRTRPRFETGHPNYQWLMQHLFIGSAARHADRVVIDVHQVL, via the coding sequence ATGACGCCGACCCTCGAAACTCGCTACGCCTTCACCGTAACGGCGCGGATCGGCGAGGTGACGTCGGCCGGCGAGATCGGCAGCGGCGTGCGCCGGATCATTCCGATCCTCGGCGGCGAGGTAAAGGGCGAGGGGATCAGCGGCAAGGTACTGCCGTTCGGCGCCGATTTCCAGATCATCCGGCCGAACGAACTGATCGAGCTGGAAGCCAAATATGCGTTCGAAACCGATGACGGTGCGGTGGTCTACGTCGAAAACATCGGCATCCGGTTCGGGCCGGTCGAATTGCTGCAGAAGCTGAAGCGCGGCGAGCCGGTCGACCCCAAGCTGATCTATTTCCGCACCCGGCCGCGATTCGAGACCGGCCACCCCAACTATCAGTGGCTGATGCAGCATTTGTTCATCGGCTCCGCCGCCCGCCACGCCGACCGCGTCGTGATCGACGTGCATCAGGTGCTGTGA
- a CDS encoding TRAP transporter small permease, which translates to MDRFIDAIEWIAAFFVGIVALNTFLAVFMRKFFSVTIPDYYNFGQFMLGVLIFWGIAATSYRGSHITVDLVWAAASPRWQRIIDIFATLVLLFVVSVQTYTLFDKVVTTKADHIVTMDLQIPIWPFYLVSWIGDVSAVLLIAIRTFRLIFHPEQMREVRMKPVE; encoded by the coding sequence ATGGACCGTTTCATCGACGCGATCGAATGGATCGCGGCGTTCTTCGTCGGCATCGTCGCGCTGAACACGTTTCTGGCCGTGTTCATGCGCAAGTTCTTTTCGGTGACGATCCCGGACTACTACAATTTCGGTCAGTTCATGCTCGGTGTGCTGATCTTCTGGGGCATCGCCGCCACTTCCTACCGCGGCTCGCATATCACCGTCGATCTGGTGTGGGCGGCGGCATCGCCGCGCTGGCAGCGGATCATCGACATCTTCGCCACTCTGGTCCTGCTGTTCGTCGTCAGCGTGCAGACCTACACGCTGTTCGACAAGGTGGTGACCACCAAAGCCGACCACATCGTCACGATGGACCTGCAGATCCCGATCTGGCCGTTCTATCTGGTGTCGTGGATCGGCGACGTCTCCGCCGTGCTGCTGATCGCGATTCGAACCTTCCGGCTGATCTTCCATCCGGAGCAGATGCGCGAAGTGCGCATGAAGCCGGTGGAGTAA
- a CDS encoding feruloyl-CoA synthase, which produces MDAMTDPIAFAATADGRDAAHPLRDISFGEIGIATERKPDGTIYVRSTTTLTDYPVRITDRLHHFAEIAPDRVFMAERNGEGGWRKISYAEMLRAAQTIASALIARGLSAERPVMILSGNSIDHAIVMFGALYAGVAMCPVSPPYSLVSKDYGKLRHIVGLLTPGLIFADDITAFAPAILATVPEDVELAATRGEVKGRKVTSLGELLATPEHPELAAKHEAIGHDTIAKFLLTSGSTGNPKAVINTQRMICANQVMIREAMAFLKDEPPVIVDWLPWNHTFGGNHNIGLTLFNGGSMYIDDGKPTPAGIAATIRNLREIAPTVYFNVPKGYESLLPVLREDQQLRKLFFSRLHAMFFSGASLAAHVWSGLDEVAVAETGARVPMLTGLGATETAPFFMSVTPQTSRSGHVGLPVPGNEAKLVPNNGKLEVRAKGPNITPGYWRASELTEKAFDEEGFYKLNDALKPVDPNDLSRGFDFDGRISEDFKLASGTWVSVGPLRAKFIAACAPLVRDVVIAGLDRDYVTALAILDPDGCKLINATLPLEDLAGMAADHLIREAFRERFATLLTQATGSSNRVTRAVLLGEPLSIDKGEITDKGSVNQRAVLEYRAALIADLYADPPPAHVIALE; this is translated from the coding sequence ATGGACGCCATGACCGATCCCATTGCATTCGCCGCTACTGCCGACGGGCGTGACGCGGCTCACCCGCTGCGCGATATCTCGTTCGGCGAGATCGGCATCGCCACCGAGCGCAAGCCGGATGGCACGATCTACGTGCGCTCGACCACCACGCTCACCGATTATCCGGTGCGGATCACCGACCGGCTGCATCATTTTGCCGAGATCGCGCCGGACCGGGTATTCATGGCCGAGCGCAACGGCGAAGGCGGCTGGCGCAAGATCAGCTATGCCGAGATGCTGCGCGCCGCGCAGACCATCGCCTCGGCGCTGATCGCGCGCGGCCTGTCGGCCGAGCGGCCGGTGATGATCCTGTCCGGCAACTCGATCGACCATGCGATCGTGATGTTCGGCGCGCTGTATGCGGGCGTCGCAATGTGTCCGGTGTCTCCGCCATATTCGCTGGTGTCGAAGGATTACGGCAAGCTGCGGCACATCGTAGGGCTGCTGACCCCTGGCCTGATCTTCGCCGACGACATCACCGCCTTCGCCCCAGCGATCCTCGCCACCGTGCCGGAGGACGTCGAACTCGCTGCCACGCGTGGCGAGGTCAAGGGGCGCAAGGTGACGTCGCTCGGCGAATTGCTTGCGACGCCGGAGCATCCTGAGCTGGCCGCCAAGCACGAGGCGATCGGCCACGACACCATTGCGAAGTTTCTGCTGACCTCGGGATCGACCGGCAATCCGAAAGCGGTGATCAACACCCAGCGGATGATCTGCGCCAATCAGGTAATGATCCGCGAGGCGATGGCGTTCCTGAAAGACGAGCCGCCGGTGATTGTCGACTGGCTGCCGTGGAATCACACCTTCGGTGGCAACCACAATATCGGCCTGACGCTGTTCAACGGCGGTTCGATGTATATCGACGACGGCAAGCCGACGCCGGCCGGGATCGCCGCCACCATCCGCAATCTGCGCGAGATCGCGCCGACGGTGTATTTCAACGTCCCGAAGGGATACGAGTCGCTGCTGCCGGTGCTGCGGGAAGACCAGCAGCTCCGCAAATTGTTCTTCAGCCGCCTGCACGCGATGTTCTTCTCCGGCGCCAGCCTCGCGGCGCACGTCTGGAGCGGGCTCGACGAGGTCGCGGTGGCGGAGACCGGCGCGCGCGTGCCGATGCTCACCGGTCTTGGGGCGACCGAGACCGCGCCGTTCTTCATGTCGGTGACGCCGCAGACGTCGCGTTCGGGCCATGTCGGTCTGCCGGTGCCGGGCAACGAGGCCAAGCTGGTGCCGAACAACGGCAAGCTCGAAGTCCGCGCCAAGGGGCCGAACATCACGCCCGGCTATTGGCGCGCTTCGGAGTTGACCGAGAAGGCGTTCGACGAGGAGGGCTTCTACAAGCTCAACGACGCGCTGAAGCCGGTCGATCCGAACGATCTTTCGAGGGGCTTCGATTTCGATGGCCGCATCTCGGAGGACTTCAAGCTGGCGTCGGGCACCTGGGTCAGCGTCGGTCCGCTGCGCGCCAAGTTCATTGCTGCCTGCGCACCGCTGGTGCGCGACGTGGTGATCGCCGGGCTCGACCGCGATTATGTCACCGCGCTGGCGATCCTCGATCCAGACGGCTGCAAGCTGATCAACGCCACGCTGCCGCTGGAGGATCTGGCCGGCATGGCGGCCGACCATCTGATCCGCGAGGCGTTCCGCGAGCGCTTCGCCACGCTGCTGACGCAGGCGACCGGCTCATCGAACCGCGTCACCCGCGCCGTGCTGCTCGGCGAGCCGCTGTCGATCGATAAAGGTGAGATCACCGACAAGGGCTCGGTCAACCAGCGCGCCGTGCTGGAATATCGTGCCGCGCTGATCGCCGACCTGTACGCAGACCCGCCGCCCGCGCATGTGATCGCGCTGGAGTGA
- a CDS encoding TRAP transporter large permease — protein sequence MLTNETVAAIGFVSLFVLMLLRVPVGMAMGLVGVTGFGYLTGFEPALKLVGQTTMRTVTDYSFGVIPMFLLMGAFVSASGISRELFRAGNTIVGHWKGGLGIATIAACGGFAAISGSSVATAATFSAVAYPEMRRFGYPQSFSTGVIAVGGTIGAMLPPSTVLAVYGIITQQDIGKLFIAGILPGLLAIVMHMITIWIIGVARPGFLPAGPKSSWGDRLAAFRDVWSPLLLFLFVIGGLYGGFFIPTEAGAVGAVGAFLIGILRGKLDREGILQSLLQATRTAAAVFTVLIGALCFGYFLTITQTPQYVTEFLTGLGIGPYGVLALILLMYLVLGCLMDAMAMVILTVPIVFPVVTALGFDPIWFGIIIVMTVELGLIHPPVGMNVFVIKSVIKDVSMSTVFAGVLPFVVTDLIRLVILIAFPIIALWLPMRMIG from the coding sequence ATGCTGACCAACGAGACGGTGGCCGCGATCGGCTTCGTCAGCCTGTTCGTCCTGATGCTGCTGCGCGTGCCGGTCGGCATGGCGATGGGCCTCGTCGGCGTCACCGGGTTCGGCTATCTCACCGGCTTCGAGCCGGCACTGAAGCTGGTCGGCCAGACCACGATGCGCACCGTCACCGACTATTCGTTCGGTGTGATTCCGATGTTTCTGCTGATGGGCGCGTTCGTGTCGGCGTCGGGCATCAGCCGCGAGCTGTTCCGCGCCGGCAACACCATCGTCGGGCATTGGAAGGGCGGACTCGGCATCGCCACCATCGCGGCCTGCGGCGGCTTCGCGGCGATCTCCGGCTCGTCGGTGGCGACCGCCGCGACGTTCTCGGCGGTGGCCTATCCGGAGATGCGCCGGTTCGGCTATCCGCAGTCGTTCTCGACCGGCGTGATCGCGGTCGGCGGCACGATCGGCGCGATGCTGCCGCCGTCGACCGTGCTGGCGGTGTACGGCATCATCACCCAGCAGGACATCGGCAAGCTGTTCATCGCCGGCATCTTGCCGGGCCTGCTGGCGATCGTGATGCACATGATCACGATCTGGATCATCGGCGTGGCGCGGCCGGGCTTCCTGCCGGCGGGGCCGAAGAGTTCGTGGGGCGACCGCCTCGCGGCGTTCCGCGACGTGTGGTCGCCGCTGCTGCTGTTTTTGTTCGTGATCGGCGGGCTGTATGGCGGCTTCTTCATCCCGACCGAGGCCGGGGCGGTCGGTGCCGTCGGCGCGTTCCTGATCGGTATCTTGCGCGGCAAGCTCGACCGCGAGGGCATCCTGCAGTCGCTGCTGCAGGCGACCCGCACCGCGGCCGCGGTGTTCACCGTGCTGATCGGCGCGCTGTGCTTCGGCTACTTCCTCACCATCACCCAAACGCCGCAATACGTCACCGAATTCCTCACCGGGCTCGGCATCGGACCTTACGGCGTGCTGGCGCTGATCCTGCTGATGTATCTGGTGCTCGGCTGCCTGATGGACGCGATGGCAATGGTGATCCTGACCGTACCGATCGTGTTTCCGGTGGTCACGGCACTCGGCTTCGATCCGATCTGGTTCGGCATCATCATCGTGATGACGGTAGAGCTCGGCTTGATCCACCCGCCGGTCGGCATGAACGTGTTCGTGATCAAGAGTGTGATCAAGGACGTCAGCATGTCCACGGTATTTGCCGGCGTGCTGCCGTTCGTCGTCACCGATCTGATCCGGCTGGTGATCCTGATCGCGTTCCCGATCATCGCGCTGTGGCTGCCGATGCGGATGATTGGGTAG